A genomic stretch from Prionailurus bengalensis isolate Pbe53 chromosome E2, Fcat_Pben_1.1_paternal_pri, whole genome shotgun sequence includes:
- the LOC122494666 gene encoding zinc finger protein 781-like: MWESLHRKHLFSTREFTLENGLMDVASAGRPSLAASMFFGTRKFTTQKDLMSVDSAGESLAVLPILLSTRKYTRGKGLMSAKNVGKPSLTALILFGTRKFTTQKRLLSAVNVETLSGKPPNLFCTKGVIVEKDLINATNVGKPSVAPPTLFYTSKFTLEKSLMSVRNVGKPSVKALPSFSTRRFTLEKGLISVVNVEKPSAIALTLLNTRKFTLEKGLMSAVSVGKLSVKAPSSVSTREFTLEKSLTSVTNAEKAFRYSSNLSKHQKGHIGKEPLECSGHRKAFSQSTSLTQYQKGHTKENT; the protein is encoded by the coding sequence atgtgggaaagccttcaccGGAAACACTTGTTCAGCAccagagagttcacactggagaacGGCCTTATGGATGTGGCTAGCGCGGGAAGGCCTTCACTCGCAGCTTCCATGTTTTTCGGCACCAGAAAGTTCACAACACAGAAAGACCTTATGAGTGTAGACAGTGCCGGCGAGTCTTTAGCTGTGTTGCCGATTTTGTTGAGCACGAGAAAATACACACGGGGGAAAGGCCTTATGAGTGcaaagaatgtgggaaagcccTCATTAACAGCTCTCATCTTGTTCGGCACCAGAAAGTTCACAACACAGAAACGCCTTttgagtgcagtgaatgtggaaaCGCTTTCCGGCAAACCTCCAAACTTATTCTGCACCAAAGGAGTCATAGTGGAGAAAGACCTTATAAATGCAAccaatgtgggaaagccttcagttgCCCCTCCAACCTTGTTCTACACCAGCaaattcacactggagaaaagccTTATGAGTGTTcggaatgtgggaaagccttcagtcaAAGCTCTGCCTTCATTCAGCACGAGAAGGTTCACACTAGAGAAAGGCCTTATAAGTGTagtgaatgtggaaaagccttcagcTATAGCTTTAACCTTGTTAAACACCAGAAAGTTCACACTGGAAAAAGGCCTTATGAGTGCAGTCAGtgtgggaaagctttcagtgAAAGCTCCATCCTCAGTCAGCAccagagagttcacactggagaaaagccTTACGAGTGTAACAAATGCGGAAAAAGCTTTCCGCTACAGCTCAAACCTCTCTAAACACCAGAAGGGTCATATTGGAAAAGAGCCTTTGGAGTGCAGTGGACATAGGAAAGCCTTCAGCCAGAGCACTAGCCTTACTCAGTACCAGAAAGGTCACACCAAAGAAAACACTTAG